The genomic stretch TCCAGGCCCAGCAGGTGGAGCATCGTGGCGTGAAGGTCGTACATGGCGACCTTGTCGACGACGGCGTGGTAGCCGTAGTCGTCGGTCTCGCCGTGGGTCACGCCCCCCTTGACGCCGCCGCCGGCCAGCCAGACGGTGAAGCCGAACGGGTTGTGGTCGCGGCCGTCGCTCCCCTGGGCCATCGGGGTGCGGCCGAACTCGCCCCCCCAGAAGACCAGGGTGGAGTCCAACAGGCCTCTCCCCTTCAGGTCGGAGAGGAGCCCGGCGATCGGCCGGTCCACGGCGCGGGCGTTCAGCTCGTGGCCTTCCTTCAGCCGGGAGTGCTGGTCCCAGCGATCGTGGCCGACCGACGGGCAGAGCACCTCCACGAACCGAACTCCGCGCTCGACCAGCCGGCGGGCGATCAGGCACTCGCGGGCGAAGATCCGAGTCGGGCCGAATTCGTCGTCGAGCCCGTATAGTCGCCTCGTGGCGGGGGATTCGCCGTCCAGATCCATCAGACCCGGGACGGCGGACTGCATCCGGTAGGCCAGCTCGTAATTGGCGATGGCCGCTTCCAGGGCGTCGGGCTCGCCCATCCGCGAGGAGACGCCGCGGTCGAGGTCGCGGATCAGGTCGAGCTTCCGAAGCTGGCCGCCGGGCTCGGCCTCCGCCGGCCGGATGTTGGCGACGGCCTCGGCCGAGGGGCGGAAGACCGAACCCTGGAAGGCCGCGGGGAGGAACCCGTTGCTGAAGCAGTCCAGGCCGCCCGGCGGGATCAGGCCGCCGTTAAGTACGACGAAGCCGGGGAGGTCCTTCGACTCGCTCCCCAGCCCATAGGTCGTCCAGGCGCCGTGGCTGGGCCGGCCTTGCAGCCCGCTGCCGGTGTGCAGGAAGTAATTCGCCGCCGTGTGCTCCGAGAACTCCGAGGTCATCGAACGAATGATGGCCATCTCGTCGACGTGCTGCGCGACGTTGGGGAAGAGGTCGCTCACCGGAGCGCCTGATTCGCCGTAGCGACGGAACTTCCAGGGGCATTTCAGGACGGCGCCCACGTTGTTGAACTGCGTGGGAGCCGTCTTCACCTGGATCGGCCGGCCGTGCTCGCGGTCGAGCCTCGGCTTGGGGTCGAAGGTGTCCATCTGTGACGGACCGCCATCCATGTACAGGAAGATGACGCTCTTCGCCTTGGCCGGGTGATGCAACCCGCGGCCGACCGCATCCGCGCCGAACGCCTGATCGCGCAGCAACGCCGAGAGCGCCACCGCCCCGAACCCATTCGCGCAACGGGCGAGCATCCGGCGGCGGTCGATCGGCGTGGAAAAACGTCCGCAGTGCATGGCGAGGGCCCCGGGCGTGGCTGAGGCTGTTTCGGGTGTGGCTCCTCCGACGT from Paludisphaera rhizosphaerae encodes the following:
- a CDS encoding DUF1501 domain-containing protein, with the translated sequence MHCGRFSTPIDRRRMLARCANGFGAVALSALLRDQAFGADAVGRGLHHPAKAKSVIFLYMDGGPSQMDTFDPKPRLDREHGRPIQVKTAPTQFNNVGAVLKCPWKFRRYGESGAPVSDLFPNVAQHVDEMAIIRSMTSEFSEHTAANYFLHTGSGLQGRPSHGAWTTYGLGSESKDLPGFVVLNGGLIPPGGLDCFSNGFLPAAFQGSVFRPSAEAVANIRPAEAEPGGQLRKLDLIRDLDRGVSSRMGEPDALEAAIANYELAYRMQSAVPGLMDLDGESPATRRLYGLDDEFGPTRIFARECLIARRLVERGVRFVEVLCPSVGHDRWDQHSRLKEGHELNARAVDRPIAGLLSDLKGRGLLDSTLVFWGGEFGRTPMAQGSDGRDHNPFGFTVWLAGGGVKGGVTHGETDDYGYHAVVDKVAMYDLHATMLHLLGLDHKRLTFRFGGRDMRLTDVHGELVKPILA